The Megalopta genalis isolate 19385.01 chromosome 12, iyMegGena1_principal, whole genome shotgun sequence genome window below encodes:
- the LOC117222898 gene encoding uncharacterized protein LOC117222898: protein MSANTKCFVRPKVRFCQTDVDKSKELKNSVDGSNSNRLNKPKIRNIVTLDKPVIVLKSNQAFNDLDTKETKSVNCTQKTEFLGCDDEIPFCAHTSGKTENQRPLNDADNSVNTKVCFEENDKLKKTNTSLATLQEKESNKILKSQNSVKTDIKKMDYTTDKKGKENNALFTKKGTNNTVKNSSHIKVAQCKIKPCPSNGNKKVNSAKPSRVSLTSDKVKPVVNVMPCYKYNTTASKIKAFPVKKTMVRDIVGPKIKPYVGPGVPRKNQDILRIAKIKDIAHIKPCTSGEKLARPEYNSVMCTINKLNETKKQKVVVDLEHLPPIYKNLINGKISSALDFPLDEAIYKNLVNLSVDEKQLPSRLTRSKDPEPRQRDVVPILSDFFLPEPTEEYCTPVSIKPIGPEAVDSWSAFRINDKIFEWKHSLDHL, encoded by the exons ATGTCTGCGAATACCAAATGTTTTGTGAGACCGAAAGTTAGGTTTTGTCAAACCGACGTTGATAAatcaaaagaattaaaaaattcagTGGATGGAAGCAATTCTAATCGCTTGAATAAGccaaaaattagaaatatagTAACTTTAGATAAGCCTGTCATTGTATTAAAATCGAATCAAGCATTCAATGATCTTGATACTAAAGAAACAAAGTCTGTAAACTGTACCCAAAAGACTGAATTTTTAGGATGCGATGATGAGATTCCTTTTTGCGCTCATACCTCTGGTAAAACTGAAAATCAGAGACCTTTAAATGATGCAGATAATTCTGTGAATACTAAAGTATGCTTTGAAGAGAATGACAAACTCAAAAAGACCAATACATCACTGGCTACTTTGCAAGAAAAAGAATCAAACAAAATATTGAAATCGCAGAACTCAGTTAAGACTGATATTAAAAAAATGGACTATACTACAGATAAGAAAGGCAAGGAAAATAATGCACTCTTTACTAAAAAGGGTACCAACAATACCGTTAAAAATAGTTCACACATAAAAGTAGCACAATGCAAAATTAAACCCTGCCCAAGTAATGGtaataaaaaagtaaattcAGCTAAGCCATCCAGAGTCTCACTGACCTCTGATAAAGTAAAGCCTGTTGTGAATGTTATGCCATGTTATAAGTACAATACAACTGCATCAAAAATTAAAGCTTTCCCAGTGAAGAAAACTATGGTGCGGGACATAGTTGGTCCCAAAATAAAACCTTATGTTGGTCCAGGAGTACCACGTAAAAATCAAGACATTCTGAGGATCGCGAAGATTAAGGACATAGCTCACATAAAACCATGTACTTCTGGTGAAAAGCTGGCAAGACCAGAATACAATTCTGTCATGtgtacaattaataaattgaatgAAACAAAGAAACAGAAAGTTGTAGTTGACTTGGAGCATTTGCCCcctatttataaaaatttaataaatgggAAG ATTTCTAGTGCCTTGGACTTCCCTCTGGATGAAGCCATTTACAAAAACTTGGTGAATTTGTCTGTAGATGAAAAACAACTACCAAGTAGACTAACACGTAGTAAAGATCCAGAGCCTCGTCAACGAGACGTTGTACCGATACTTTCCGATTTCTTCTTGCCAGAACCCACCGAAGAGTACTGTACTCCTGTCTCTATTAAACCAATAGGTCCAGAAGCAGTAGACAGTTGGAGTGCTTTTAGAATAAATGACAAAATATTCGAATGGAAGCACAGCTTGGATCACTTATAA
- the LOC117222897 gene encoding activating signal cointegrator 1 complex subunit 2: MTENASYKIMEPFVNPQNFPVEHLKLVIKTSGVVEYIDALSDKWADDRYFLHYEAPNIYDEDGSEIIGAKEHWMQVINYMINDFKWLISLPYFRFWSNIIYNTTIMDALVSLLQEAPPFYALENFPNCPEMLQLLETIRYYVLVVFTRLITNKESSMEYMQPSFFGNLLYEKYIFTVPIIFDLCQLYGRENPKVIKRLLQCLFDLEPEYNNDFKKAVPCLIEALQNVETKFDNSIVHNGARSLTQQDAGYKHLTLFNLEDLILYVLDISSTITVFLNNYPPAVSLFHNEDFIKKIVSIYENTIPKMYKNLDKLGYNDENMPKYIELKHRLDVIRVEIINLFRIILFKPIENVVYDSNTTSEADIKKLVEEYFAFLMYAVPEREFITDYDQFHPVRQDLDILTNIYPELDMIQLSYILNLIKTPEKSNVPPIPLLNHINEPVAGPSGVQSQPPVRAHMEHVTNTNVTNTSNKSKHRYNKACMSSLVSAVKDVLNDLKEDFIKLCLEHYNYKTESVINAILEDNLPTKLKCLMSEIKEIPAEYMNVAVDEDTVPSFEALNFSDDDDNINRYDNVHIKTREDIPVSKDYILRNYSNISDDYTYEDEFDDTYDNRDVRGIENDSELDARRYTTPRVLQGKQKIETVDESDDDNDDREAEQNDKDHFIQNPAELRAKAEQRRQAMRGGRGASNVIGKPKGHGQEKDVLRNRQQKNTHKSTGANHNRRSGAQWKRNQGMVPS, from the exons ATGACGGAAAATGCATCATACAAGATCATGGAGCCATTCgta AATCCTCAAAACTTTCCCGTGGAACACTTAAAGTTAGTGATTAAAACTTCTGGAGTTGTTGAGTACATTGATGCCTTG AGTGATAAGTGGGCAGATGATCGCTATTTCTTGCATTATGAAGCTCCTAATATTTATGACGAAGATGGATCAGAGATTATTGGGGCAAAGGAACATTGGATGCAGGTTATTAATTATATGATCAACGATTTTAAATGGTTAATTAGTCTTCCATATTTTAG ATTCTGGTCAAACATTATATACAATACAACAATAATGGATGCATTGGTATCTTTGCTACAAGAAGCGCCGCCATTTTACGCTTTAGAAAATTTTCCAAACTGTCCAGAAATGTTACAATTACTAGAAACAATCCGGTACTATGTACTTGTTGTTTTCACACGTCTTATTACGAACAAGGAAAGCTCCATGGAGTACATGCAACCTTCATTTTTTGGGAATTTACTCTATGAAAAGTACATATTTACAGTACCCATTATATTTGATCTCTGTCAACTTTATGGCAGGGAAAATCCAAAAGTAATAAAAAGGCTCTTACAATGTTTATTTGACTTAGAACCAGAATACaataatgattttaaaaaaGCTGTTCCTTGTCTGATAGAG gcTCTTCAAAATGTTGAGACGAAGTTCGATAATTCAATAGTACATAATGGAGCACGTTCATTGACCCAGCAGGATGCTGGTTACAAACATCTGACATTATTTAATTTAGAGGATTTGATATTGTATGTATTAGATATATCATCAACGATTActgtatttttaaataattatcctCCTGCAGTGAGTCTATTTCACAATGAGGATTTTATAAAAAA aatcgttTCAATATATGAAAACACAATACCTAAGATGTATAAGAACTTAGATAAGTTAGGATATAATGATGAAAATATGCCGAAGTACATAGAACTGAAACATCGATTGGATGTAATTAGGGTTGAAATCATAAACCTTTTTAGAATTATCTTATTCAAACCAATAGAAAATGTAGTATACGATTC AAATACTACATCAGAGGCAGATATAAAGAAGCTTGTAGAAGAATATTTTGCTTTTTTAATGTACGCCGTTCCTGAGAGAGAATTCATTACAGATTATGATCAATTTCATCCAGTTAGACAAGACCTGGATATACTGACCAATATCTACCCTGAACT TGATATGATACAACTTAGTTACATATTGAACCTGATAAAAACGCCTGAAAAATCTAATGTTCCACCAATTCCTTTGCTTAATCATATAAAT GAACCTGTGGCAGGACCTAGCGGTGTTCAGAGTCAGCCACCGGTACGCGCACATATGGAACATGTTACCAATACGAATGTTACCAATACTTCAAATAAATCCAAACATCGATACAATAAAGCATGCATGTCATCCCTAGTTTCTGCAGTAAAAGATGTTCTGAATGATCTAAAGGAAGATTTCATTAAG TTATGTTTGGaacattacaattacaaaacTGAGTCCGTAATAAACGCTATATTGGAAGACAATTTACCAACCAAATTAAAATGCTTGATGTCTGAGATAAAGGAAATACCAGCCGAGTATATG AACGTCGCAGTCGACGAAGATACAGTTCCTAGTTTCGAAGCTCTCAATTTCTCCGATGACGACGACAACATTAACAGATATGATAATGTTCATATTAAAACGCGTGAAGACATTCCTGTGTCTAAGGATTACATCTTAAGAAA TTACAGCAACATCTCGGATGATTACACCTACGAAGATGAGTTCGACGATACGTACGATAATCGCGATGTACGAGGCATAGAGAATGACTCTGAACTTGATGCCAGACGTTATACTACACCCAGA GTGCTCCAAGGAAAACAAAAAATTGAAACTGTCGATGAATcagatgatgataatgatgacaGAGAGGCTGAACAAAATGATAAAGATCATTTTATACAGAATCCGGCTGAGTTACGCGCTAAAGCTGAACAACGACGGCAAGCCATGCGAGGTGGAAGAGGTGCATCCAATGTAATTG GTAAACCGAAAGGTCACGGGCAAGAGAAGGACGTCTTGCGCAATAGACAACAAAAGAACACCCATAAGTCAACAGGTGCTAATCACAACCGTCGTTCGGGCGCCCAATGGAAAAGAAATCAAGGAATGGTTCCATCTTAA
- the LOC117222899 gene encoding bridging integrator 3, whose amino-acid sequence MTWNPLKRNHLTQRPTPAQPLLSHTEDRDLDVAVQRLIYVEDTIRKLTKEMKKYVEAVVNLDRADQRLTLNLTTCGLGHLSDEFRRVLEDYHSVTTQVGKTVQDLAVLCQKTFIEPLKKLRDEFALIAAAIAKREELVNNWKYLYNRVKKLQEKKDRTASHIAKLERERRAEEIAAKELKIVHAQLLIELPSFLDKRLEYIKPSVHALIMIQLDYYGSTTKLFTQLMPVPNASGSPSSAMIPEEEYQQLIAIQMNRIRALTIVKNS is encoded by the exons ATGACGTG GAATCCTTTGAAGAGGAATCATTTAACACAGAGACCTACTCCAGCACAGCCTTTATTATCGCATACCGAAGACAGGGACCTCGATGTTGCTGTTCAAAGACTCATTTA TGTTGAGGATACTATCAGGAAGCTGacaaaagaaatgaagaaatatgtAGAAGCAGTTGTAAATTTGGACCGAGCAGATCAAAGGCTAACGTTGAATCTAACAACTTGTGGCTTGGGTCATCTCAGCGATGAGTTTAGAAGAGTCTTAGAAGACTATCATTCTGTTACAACACAG GTAGGGAAAACTGTACAAGACTTGGCAGTTCTCTGTCAGAAAACATTCATAGAGCCTTTGAAGAAATTGCGGGACGAATTTGCTCTAATAGCTGCTGCAATAGCCAAGCGGGAAGAGTTAGTAAACAATTGGAAATACTTGTACAATCGAGTAAAGAAATTGCAGGAAAAGAAAGACAGAACTGCTAGTCACATCGCGAAGTTAGAGAGAGAACGAAGGGCAGAAGAGATAGCCGCAAAGGAGTTGAAAATTGTCCATGCTCAACTACTCATTGAGTTGCCTTCATTTTtagacaagagattagaatacATTAAACCTAGCGTACACGCTTTGATCATGATACAATTGGACTATTACGGAAGCACGACCAAACTATTCACGCAACTAATGCCAGTTCCTAACGCTTCGGGATCGCCATCCAGTGCCATGATACCCGAGGAGGAATACCAGCAATTGATCGCTATTCAAATGAACAGAATAAGAGCACTTACTATTGTGAAAAATTCGTAA
- the RpII18 gene encoding RNA polymerase II subunit RpII18, translated as MADDDFDGDEVADDFDDVDDDDNIELEPQEEDGENIELLAAGEATGGVQRSKRITTRYMTKYERARVLGTRALQIAMCAPVMVELEGETDPLQIAMKELKQRKIPIVIRRYLPDNSYEDWGIDELIIIDH; from the exons ATGGCAGATGATGATTTTGATGGGGACGA aGTAGCAGATGATTTTGATGATgttgacgacgacgacaacattGAACTAGAGCCTCAAGAGGAAGATGGAGAGAATATAGAACTACTTGCAGCTGGCGAAGCCACTGGTGGGGTGCAAAGATCAAAACGGATTACAACTAGATACATGACAAA gTATGAACGGGCTAGGGTGTTAGGAACAAGAGCATTACAAATAGCTATGTGTGCTCCAGTAATGGTAGAATTAGAAGGAGAGACAGATCCACTACAGATTGCTATGAAAGAACTAAAACAAAGGAAAATTCCAATAGTCATTAGACGATATTTACCTGACAACAGTTATGAAGATTGGGGTATAGATGAATTAATTATCATAGATCattaa
- the LOC117222954 gene encoding uncharacterized protein LOC117222954 codes for MSEESSSISESSSPPTKRRASEQTFRDKWLEDPTFSAWLAKSDNVLHAWCRACKKNLKAKKSNLDLHSTSQMHILSMQSLGEMGTNGSTIGGFESQVKRAEIRYTLDVVDHNLSFYSRGHFIGMAKEVTPDNVVLQHCTLKRSKMAMIVKNVLSKYIVEETMSILRNKYFSLLMDESTDISSTKHVCLLARYVDGPQIKTYLLDYIRINEANAESLFQCLMYCLERNNLPINNLVGFSLDNASVAVGTNNSVVTRLLAINKEICVIPCIRHLFHLVTKHAYSVLPEDVGDFLSGVYSYFSKSDKRKQALEAKQKALNMTKLIILEPCLTRWLTLYKSIERILSQWPALWEVFRDASKEKKSLKAQALYNVFEQGYIKAYLEFLKLPLELFTEYNIVFQKSDIAIHTLLRECTILTKHIAQFFIKPQCIQASNTFEINVDEEENLLPLEEIYIGEEALATINQLKAKEENNAIITEFYVDVQNFYRTAYKELGQRIPHNESFLNSLNFLKPKVALEIGHSVEPIYNIIAKYPTKFDKIRIAREWRLLPTSFTSDERQEIICMDIKNFWHRISTEKGPDGITHSFKNISKLAELCMTLPHSNADVESLFSHVTNIKTFHRNKLQPGTVCALARVKLDLQNKQKDSETYPIPDEMIKLHNSKMYERESLPSHLKGVLLLDNDSASESSDNEIIVPDLEM; via the exons ATGAGTGAGGAATCAA GCAGTATCTCTGAAAGCTCTTCTCCTCCAACAAAAAGACGGGCTTCCGAACAAACATTTCGAGATAAATGGCTTGAAGACCCAACATTCTCTGCATGGCTGGCAAAATCAGACAATGTATTACATGCCTGGTGTCGAGCTTGCAAAAAGAATTTGAAGGCAAAGAAGAGCAATTTAGATTTACACTCTACATCACAGATGCACATATTAAGCATGCAGAGCTTAGGAGAAATGGGCACGAATGGATCCACGATAGGCGGTTTTGAAAGTCAAGTGAAAAGGGCAGAGATACGGTACACCTTGGATGTTGTGGACCATAATCTTAGTTTTTATTCACGTGGTCATTTTATTGGTATGGCCAAAGAGGTGACACCAGACAATGTTGTTTTACAACATTGCACGTTAAAGCGAAGTAAAATGGCAATGATAGTTAAAAATGTTTTAAGTAAATACATTGTTGAAGAAACAATGAGTAttttacgtaataaatatttttctttattaatGGACGAGAGTACTGACATTTCATCCACCAAACATGTTTGTTTATTGGCACGATATGTGGATGGACCTCAAATAAAAACATATTTGTTAGACTACATTCGTATAAATGAAGCAAATGCTGAAAGTTTATTTCAATGTTTAATGTACTGCttggaaagaaataatttaccgATAAATAATCTTGTAGGATTCAGTTTGGATAATGCAAGTGTTGCAGTTGGAACCAATAACTCTGTTGTAACACGTTTATTGGCAATTAACAAAGAGATTTGTGTAATCCCTTGCATTCGCCACTTGTTTCATTTAGTTACAAAGCATGCTTATTCTGTTTTGCCAGAAGATGTCGGAGATTTTTTAAGTGGCGTGTACTCGTACTTTAGTAAAAGTGATAAAAGAAAACAGGCATTAGAGGCTAAACAAAAAGCTCTAAATATGACAAAATTGATAATACTGGAACCATGTTTAACACGATGGCTAACATTATATAAAAGCATAGAAAGAATTCTAAGCCAGTGGCCAGCATTATGGGAAGTGTTTAGAGATGCTAGTAAAGAAAAAAAATCTTTGAAAGCACAAGCATTATATAATGTTTTTGAACAAGGATACATAAAAGCATACTTAGAATTTCTTAAATTGCCATTAGAGTTGTTTACAGAGTACAATATTGTATTTCAAAAATCAGATATAGCCATACATACACTACTAAGAGAGTGTACTATATTAACAAAACACATAGCTCAATTTTTTATAAAGCCTCAATGTATTCAGGCATCTAATACATTTGAAATTAATGTTGATGAAGAGGAGAATTTACTTCCATTAGAAGAAATATATATTGGCGAAGAAGCCCTGGCAACAATTAATCAATTGAAAgcgaaagaagaaaataatgcaataattacAGAATTCTATGTGGATGTGCAAAATTTTTATAGAACTGCGTATAAAGAGCTAGGACAACGAATACCCCATaatgaatcatttttaaattctttgaattttTTGAAACCAAAAGTTGCATTAGAAATTGGACACAGCGTAGaaccaatatataatataattgctaAATATCCAACTAAATTTGATAAAATAAGAATTGCGAGAGAATGGCGTCTCCTACCTACTAGCTtcacgagtgacgagagacaaGAAATAATTTGTATGGACATAAAAAACTTTTGGCACAGAATTAGCACTGAAAAAGGCCCCGATGGAATAACACATTCCTTTAAGAATATTAGCAAACTTGCAGAGTTATGCATGACACTGCCTCATTCCAATGCGGACGTTGAAAGTCTTTTTTCACATGTAACAAATATTAAAACTTTTCATAGGAATAAATTACAACCCGGAACTGTATGTGCATTGGCAAGGGTGAAATTAGAtttacaaaacaaacaaaaagatTCTGAAACGTACCCCATTCCAGATGAAATGATAAAATTGCACAACAGCAAAATGTATGAAAGAGAAAGTTTGCCATCACATTTAAAGGGTGTGTTATTATTAGATAACGATAGTGCCAGCGAATCGAGTGATAATGAAATTATTGTACCAGACTTGGAAATGTag